A genomic segment from Conger conger chromosome 2, fConCon1.1, whole genome shotgun sequence encodes:
- the dclre1a gene encoding DNA cross-link repair 1A protein, translating to MSQNDSESDIWEYKSLRKVKKQDAFGPKNKPVTVINGSTISNKSSGRGKIKSQEKTKGEAGCKTDELPKAQSQQEKYLGVLTSPTLDATAVEYGNRSRNSEKEQPLAGREEFCPGCQMPFSVLLVQSQRWHVSECLDMIGVDREECPDGFKCSSTIPSHYRKYSHYLLAHSRATNDKASLSTDSSQEIVTNDLTPSSQNPSSSQSPSPSPCQGGLSQTSTPAGTNAFMLLKSPSSRDIRKKKGWSSIAKQQKSTSLEQGGGVKLLPMETGSASGTLLEDSKKADRCSSSQSVVPSSLSSSTNSDEISYSPISTLPTRKSPSHSSMTGSEEGAGGGDSVMLYSDVLTQAEMEGIRQSGNRTAAVNSDSMEACFTLSSPCGDELNDDSAASTSLALPDEALNEDTTPALTCSVSGLKQESAAVGCSDHTRPNNGKLQLRSPQSLVLERLREQLSGAACADPEASSGPPKEDGAACEAMLSVTLGSPRQARASVTPRKARGKAGGSASCGLKQTDIGVFFGLKPLKLEAGDAAEAKENLAGSAPVPGGDAGARGKVNGRQRKRKATSSASEPPVLGATNGDANQIPHAGLGGRGAGRKRWRRRTEDGSETVRRCPFYKKIPGTPFAVDAFQYGAIEGISAYFLTHFHSDHYNGLRKSSSLPIYCNRITGNLVKSKLRVEEQYIHILPMNTECTVEGVRVTLLEANHCPGAAMLLFLLPDGQTVLHTGDFRADPSMESYPELLACRVQTLYLDTTYCSPEYTFPTQQEAITLAVNRAFEHVALNPRTLVVCGTYSVGKEKVFLAIAEVLGCKVSLSRDKHGTMCCLESERICQLITTDWKAAQVHVLPMMQVNFKNLEAHLSKYSAKYDQVLAFKPTGWTYSSQTEVVQDIQPDIRGNISIYGIPYSEHSSYLEMKRFVQWLRPLKIIPTVNVGSWESRKAMERLFSEWRAEIADRPANGPAAK from the exons ATGTCACAAAACGATTCAGAAAGTGACATTTGGGAATATAAATCTCTCAGGAAAGTAAAGAAACAAGATGCATTCGGACCAAAAAATAAACCTGTTACCGTTATCAACGGTAGCACGATATCGAACAAATCCTCTGGCAGAGGCAAGATAAAAagtcaggaaaaaacaaaaggagaagCTGGATGTAAAACCGACGAGTTACCGAAAGCGCAAAGTCAACAGGAAAAATATTTGGGTGTTCTGACATCACCTACTTTGGACGCCACTGCAGTAGAATATGGAAATCGATCCAGAAATTCTGAGAAAGAACAGCCCCTTGCTGGCAGGGAGGAATTCTGTCCCGgctgtcaaatgccattttctGTATTACTGGTACAGTCACAACGCTGGCACGTCTCAGAATGTCTGGATATGATTGGAGTAGACCGTGAAG AATGTCCTGATGGCTTTAAGTGTTCTTCAACTATTCCAAGCCACTACAGGAAGTACAGCCACTACCTGCTTGCTCACAGCCGCGCAACCAATGACAAGGCCAGCTTGAGCACTGATAGCTCACAGGAGATTGTGACCAATGACCTTACGCCCTCCAGTCAAAACCCCTCCTCCAGCCAAAGTCCCTCCCCCAGTCCATGTCAAGGAGGGCTAAGTCAAACATCAACCCCCGCAGGCACAAATGCCTTTATGTTGCTAAAATCTCCTTCTTCACGGGACATTAGGAAAAAGAAGGGCTGGTCCTCCATTGCCAAGCAGCAGAAATCCACAAGCTTAGAGCAGGGTGGTGGAGTTAAATTGCTACCTATGGAGACTGGCAGTGCATCTGGAACACTGCTGGAGGATTCAAAAAAGGCTGATCGCTGCTCATCTTCACAGTCGGTTGTGCCATCTTCCCTATCGTCTTCCACCAACAGTGATGAAATCTCTTACTCCCCCATTTCCACTCTGCCCACTCGTAAGTCTCCATCTCACAGCAGCATGACTGGTAGTGAAGAGGGTGCAGGGGGTGGGGATTCTGTAATGCTCTACAGCGACGTCCTAACCCAGGCTGAGATGGAGGGCATCCGCCAGTCGGGTAATAGAACTGCGGCAGTAAACTCTGACTCCATGGAGGCTTGTTTTACCTTGTCATCACCCTGTGGTGATGAGCTGAATGATGACTCAGCAGCTAGTACCTCGTTAGCGCTTCCTGACGAGGCGCTTAACGAGGACACCACACCTGCCCTCACTTGCTCCGTTAGTGGACTGAAACAGGAAAGTGCTGCAGTGGGCTGCAGCGACCACACCCGCCCGAACAACGGCAAGCTGCAGCTACGGTCCCCTCAGAGTTTGGTTTTAGAGAGGTTACGAGAGCAACTGTCCGGCGCAGCCTGTGCAGATCCCGAGGCGTCTTCAGGCCCCCCGAAAGAGGACGGAGCAGCGTGCGAGGCGATGCTCTCGGTGACGCTTGGCTCCCCCCGTCAAGCCCGGGCGAGTGTGACGCCCCGGAAGGCGAGGGGCAAGGCGGGTGGGTCGGCATCCTGCGGACTCAAGCAGACGGACATCGGGGTATTCTTTGGCCTCAAGCCCCTGAAGCTTGAGGCCGGGGACGCGGCGGAGGCCAAAGAGAACCTCGCTGGTTCAGCCCCGGTTCCCGGGGGTGACGCGGGGGCACGGGGGAAGGTCAACGGGCGGCAGAGGAAAAGGAAAGCCACCAGCTCAGCCAGCGAGCCCCCGGTCCTGGGAGCCACGAATGGCGACGCTAACCAGATCCCGCATGCtgggctgggggggaggggagcagggaggaagaggtggaggaGAAGAACAGAGGATGGCTCTGAAACCGTTAGACGCTGTCCCTTTTACAAAAAAATCCCAG GTACACCATTTGCTGTGGACGCCTTCCAGTATGGAGCTATAGAGGGCATCAGTGCTTACTTCCTCACCCACTTCCACTCTGACCACTACAACGGCCTGAGGAAGAGCTCCAGCCTGCCCATCTACTGCAACAGA ATCACAGGAAACCTGGTGAAGAGCAAGCTGAGGGTGGAGGAGCAGTACATCCACATCCTGCCCATGAACACGGAGTGCACTGTGGAGGGTGTCCGGGTCACCCTGCTGGAGGCCAACCA TTGTCCCGGGGCTGCGATGCTCCTGTTCCTTCTCCCGGACGGTCAGACGGTTTTGCACACGGGTGACTTCAGGGCCGACCCGTCCATGGAGAGCTACCCGGAGCTGCTGGCCTGCAGAGTGCAGACACTGTACCTGGACACCAC GTACTGTAGCCCTGAGTACACCTTCCCCACCCAACAGGAGGCCATCACCTTGGCCGTGAACAGGGCATTTGAGCACGTTGCCCTTAACCCCCGTACACTGGTGGTGTGTGGCACCTACTCTGTAGGGAAGGAGAAGGTCttcctgg CCATTGCAGAGGTGCTGGGGTGCAAAGTGAGCCTTTCCCGGGACAAACACGGTACCATGTGCTGCCTGGAGTCAGAGCGGATCTGCCAGCTCATCACCACCGACTGGAAGGCAGCCCAAGTCCACGTCCTTCCCATGATGCAGGTCAACTTCAAG AATTTGGAGGCTCACTTGAGCAAATACTCAGCAAAGTATGACCAAGTCCTGGCCTTCAAGCCCACGGGCTGGACGTATTCCAGCCAGACCGAAGTCGTGCAGGACATTCAGCCAGACATCCGAGGAAACATCAGTAtctatg GCATCCCCTACAGCGAGCACAGCAGCTACCTGGAGATGAAGCGCTTTGTCCAGTGGCTGCGGCCTCTGAAGATCATCCCCACGGTCAACGTCGGCAGCTGGGAAAGCCGCAAGGCCATGGAGAGGCTGTTCAGCGAGTGGCGCGCAGAGATCGCCGACAGACCGGCTAATGGCCCCGCGGCAAAATGA